In one Streptomyces sp. NBC_01241 genomic region, the following are encoded:
- a CDS encoding pilus assembly protein, whose translation MIALLLLMIAFGRVTDAEGAVDSAARAAARAASLERDAGSAQSQAQAAAVRSLQGEGVTCQTSSVVVDTAGYALDVGVEANVTATISCTADLSDIGLPGLPGAKTLTASWTSPIDTYRGRTGQ comes from the coding sequence ATGATTGCCCTGCTCCTACTGATGATCGCGTTCGGCCGGGTAACCGACGCCGAAGGTGCCGTGGACTCCGCCGCCCGCGCGGCCGCCCGCGCCGCATCCCTGGAACGCGATGCCGGCAGCGCCCAGTCGCAGGCGCAGGCCGCAGCCGTACGCAGCCTGCAAGGCGAGGGCGTGACCTGTCAGACCTCCAGCGTGGTCGTCGACACAGCCGGCTACGCGCTCGACGTCGGCGTGGAAGCCAACGTGACGGCGACGATCTCGTGTACCGCGGACCTGTCCGACATCGGACTGCCCGGGCTGCCCGGCGCCAAGACCCTGACCGCGTCGTGGACCAGCCCCATCGATACCTACCGGGGGAGGACGGGCCAATGA
- a CDS encoding TadE/TadG family type IV pilus assembly protein: protein MSTWVQESRRRIEILTSRQRDRGSMSLFFALSSLAILMVMGLLVDAGGALNAANRSTSLAQEAARTAGQQLDPAAAVEGTAITIDPDAAVGAAQDYLAAANVQGDVQVTDGGQTLTVTVHDTYDTLFAQLVGKSTITVTGTAKAHLQAQAGG, encoded by the coding sequence ATGAGCACTTGGGTTCAGGAATCCCGACGTCGCATCGAGATTCTCACCAGCCGCCAGCGCGACCGGGGTTCCATGTCGCTGTTCTTCGCTCTGTCCTCGCTCGCGATCCTCATGGTCATGGGGCTGCTCGTGGACGCCGGCGGAGCGCTGAACGCCGCCAACCGGTCCACCTCACTCGCCCAGGAAGCGGCCCGTACAGCCGGCCAGCAGCTTGACCCCGCAGCCGCAGTCGAGGGCACCGCGATCACCATCGACCCGGACGCCGCCGTCGGCGCCGCCCAGGACTACCTCGCCGCGGCGAACGTCCAGGGTGACGTGCAGGTCACCGATGGCGGGCAGACCCTCACCGTCACCGTCCACGACACCTACGACACCCTGTTCGCGCAGCTGGTGGGCAAGTCAACGATCACCGTGACCGGCACCGCGAAAGCTCATCTGCAAGCCCAAGCTGGAGGCTGA
- a CDS encoding TadE family protein yields MSSRMRNRLRAFARRRRLRGNDRGFGSVEFAVLAVVVLMLIFTAIQVGLYYHARKVAQSAARQGVEAGRAFGASEGDGVAQAQDFLAWYGNSVRGASVSSTGSTAQEIRITVRGSVATLVPGLELDVVQYADAPIERWTNP; encoded by the coding sequence GTGAGCTCACGGATGCGAAACCGCCTGCGCGCGTTCGCCCGCCGTCGCCGGCTGCGCGGCAACGACCGCGGTTTCGGAAGTGTGGAGTTCGCGGTCCTGGCCGTCGTCGTCCTCATGCTGATCTTTACCGCTATCCAGGTCGGCCTGTACTACCACGCGCGCAAAGTCGCCCAGTCCGCCGCACGCCAGGGGGTTGAGGCGGGACGGGCCTTCGGCGCCAGCGAGGGTGACGGTGTCGCCCAGGCTCAGGACTTCCTCGCCTGGTACGGCAACAGCGTGCGCGGTGCGAGCGTCTCCTCAACCGGCAGCACCGCCCAGGAGATCCGCATCACCGTCCGCGGCAGCGTCGCGACCCTCGTGCCCGGCCTGGAACTGGACGTGGTGCAGTACGCCGACGCCCCGATCGAGCGCTGGACGAACCCGTGA
- a CDS encoding helix-turn-helix domain-containing protein produces MAGQEDQTRLERAQAIGLFRYMLIREAADATLSRRQRGALVRELAAVTHTDPDGRTVRITRWTLDRWIMEWRRGGFEALVPSPRQSRPRTPPEVLELAASLKKENPSRSAAQIRRIIAAQLGWAPDERTIQRMIVREGLTALQAPSSPAVSAGSRPTDPTSSGWAMHCTAR; encoded by the coding sequence GTGGCAGGACAGGAAGACCAGACGCGGCTGGAGCGGGCCCAGGCGATCGGGCTGTTCCGGTACATGCTGATCAGGGAAGCGGCAGATGCAACCCTGTCGCGCCGCCAACGAGGCGCACTGGTGCGGGAGTTGGCTGCGGTCACGCACACCGATCCGGACGGCCGGACGGTGCGGATCACCCGCTGGACACTGGACCGGTGGATCATGGAATGGCGCCGGGGCGGCTTCGAGGCACTGGTCCCCTCGCCCCGGCAGTCCCGCCCCCGCACCCCGCCGGAGGTGCTGGAACTGGCCGCGTCGCTGAAGAAGGAGAACCCTTCGCGCTCAGCGGCACAGATCCGCCGGATCATCGCCGCCCAGCTGGGCTGGGCCCCGGACGAACGCACCATCCAGCGGATGATCGTCCGGGAGGGTCTGACCGCGTTGCAGGCACCCTCCTCACCTGCGGTGTCGGCCGGTTCGAGGCCGACGGACCCAACGAGCTCTGGGTGGGCGATGCACTGCACGGCCCGATGA
- a CDS encoding IS3 family transposase, whose translation MISDQKTECNIPYRVSCRALGVSEAWFYKWQWRPDRPTKREVRRAELAERIRYFFDRSGRTYGSPRITLDLWEEGWQVSRNTVADIMAELGLQGRRPPRRRKSLTRQGKRKASPDLVRRGFDAIAPDVLWWGDMTEIDTGEGKLYLASVHDAFSRRALGYAMGSRHDTSLVSAALQMAIATRGGEVDGVIFHSDRGSEYTSAAFQQLCGRWGVVQSMGRVGSALDNAAAESFHSVLKVEYVHRHRFDTRAEARIKTATWITDFYNTRRRHSAAGGQLPVTFENTIQEARNHTHHQGQVA comes from the coding sequence GTGATCAGCGACCAGAAGACCGAGTGCAACATTCCGTATCGCGTCTCGTGCCGTGCTCTGGGGGTGTCGGAGGCGTGGTTCTACAAGTGGCAATGGCGCCCTGACCGGCCGACGAAACGCGAGGTGAGACGGGCCGAGCTGGCGGAGAGGATCCGGTATTTCTTCGACCGGTCGGGCAGGACGTACGGCTCGCCGAGGATCACGCTGGATCTGTGGGAGGAGGGCTGGCAGGTGTCGCGGAACACCGTCGCCGACATCATGGCCGAGCTCGGCCTCCAGGGCCGCAGGCCGCCGCGTCGACGCAAGTCGCTGACGCGGCAGGGCAAACGGAAAGCCTCTCCTGACCTGGTGCGACGCGGGTTCGACGCCATCGCTCCGGACGTGCTGTGGTGGGGCGACATGACCGAGATCGACACCGGCGAGGGCAAGCTCTACCTTGCCTCCGTCCACGACGCGTTCTCCCGCCGGGCACTCGGTTACGCCATGGGTTCCCGGCACGACACCTCCCTGGTCAGCGCCGCACTGCAGATGGCGATCGCCACCCGGGGTGGCGAGGTGGACGGCGTGATCTTTCATTCGGACCGCGGCTCGGAATACACCAGTGCGGCGTTCCAGCAGCTCTGCGGCCGGTGGGGTGTCGTGCAGTCGATGGGGCGCGTGGGGTCGGCGCTGGACAACGCCGCCGCGGAGTCGTTCCACTCTGTGCTGAAGGTCGAGTACGTCCACCGGCACCGCTTCGACACCCGGGCCGAGGCCAGGATCAAGACCGCGACCTGGATCACCGACTTCTACAACACGAGGAGGCGCCACAGCGCCGCCGGCGGGCAGCTGCCCGTCACGTTCGAGAACACCATCCAAGAAGCACGCAACCACACCCACCATCAGGGCCAAGTTGCATAA
- a CDS encoding class I SAM-dependent methyltransferase, with translation MAADPSPADDLAAAKERGWRESSAIDAAFAAGHLDQQGWHDAVRALIEPAYLAADNPRAQSGHSGDAAHWERARRPLTRALPLGGGDFLDIGCANGHLMETLTAWAAQDGIRIEPYGVDISQALAALARDRCPQWSSRIWHANAMDWTPSRTFAIVRTGLDYVPPTLRGTYVRHLLHAVVAPGGRLIVGVFNEERDQDRLEGDVASMGYRVAGHVTAPHRHPGLLYKAFWVDSDAEPSGP, from the coding sequence ATGGCAGCAGACCCATCGCCGGCCGATGACCTGGCTGCGGCCAAGGAACGGGGATGGCGGGAGAGCTCGGCCATCGATGCTGCCTTCGCCGCCGGTCACCTCGACCAGCAGGGCTGGCACGACGCCGTCCGCGCGCTCATCGAGCCCGCCTACCTGGCCGCCGACAACCCCCGCGCCCAGTCCGGACACAGCGGCGACGCCGCCCACTGGGAACGTGCCCGGCGCCCCCTGACCCGGGCACTGCCACTCGGCGGAGGCGACTTCCTCGACATCGGATGCGCCAACGGTCACCTCATGGAGACCCTCACCGCCTGGGCGGCACAGGACGGCATCCGGATCGAGCCGTACGGCGTGGACATCTCCCAGGCCCTGGCCGCACTCGCCCGCGACCGGTGCCCGCAATGGAGCAGCAGAATCTGGCACGCCAACGCCATGGACTGGACGCCCTCGCGCACCTTCGCGATCGTGCGCACGGGCCTGGACTACGTCCCGCCCACGCTGCGCGGCACCTACGTCCGGCACCTGTTGCACGCCGTGGTCGCCCCCGGCGGCCGCCTGATCGTCGGCGTCTTCAACGAGGAACGCGATCAGGACCGCCTTGAGGGCGACGTGGCGTCGATGGGCTACCGCGTGGCCGGCCACGTCACGGCCCCACACCGTCACCCGGGCCTGCTGTACAAGGCGTTCTGGGTCGACTCAGATGCCGAACCCAGCGGTCCGTGA
- a CDS encoding transposase gives MAEKRRKFDAEFREGAVRIVTETGKPVGQVAKDLGINETTLASWVSRARRVGGAGAGQAVESEELVRLRRENAQLRKDNKELVMERDVLKRCMGAPRSSV, from the coding sequence ATGGCGGAGAAGAGGCGGAAGTTCGACGCGGAGTTCCGTGAGGGGGCTGTGCGGATCGTGACCGAGACCGGGAAGCCGGTCGGGCAGGTCGCGAAGGATTTGGGGATCAACGAGACGACGCTGGCGAGCTGGGTCTCGCGGGCCCGCAGGGTCGGCGGGGCCGGGGCCGGCCAGGCGGTGGAGAGCGAGGAACTGGTCCGGTTGCGGCGGGAGAACGCCCAGCTGCGGAAGGACAACAAGGAGCTGGTCATGGAGCGTGATGTCCTCAAACGCTGCATGGGTGCGCCACGAAGTTCTGTGTGA
- a CDS encoding NUDIX domain-containing protein gives MRADESETAAPDPRPTPRRQATEPRVSARAVVLNAQGEILLVRHRDQDREFYVLPGGRVEPGETSAEAVRREVLEETGLSVRVGELRWVREYLPQRHQGDPHHTTRLQQLQLYFDAYLEHESAAAPPGHPDRTQSAVVWHAAATVGELALLPAGLTGPVSDLADGRPGPCYLGDLP, from the coding sequence ATGAGAGCCGACGAGAGCGAGACCGCCGCACCCGATCCCAGGCCCACGCCCCGGAGGCAGGCCACCGAGCCGCGGGTCAGCGCCCGTGCGGTCGTGCTGAACGCCCAGGGCGAGATCCTCCTGGTCCGTCACCGCGACCAGGATCGGGAGTTCTACGTTCTGCCCGGGGGCCGTGTTGAACCCGGTGAGACCTCGGCGGAGGCTGTGCGCCGGGAGGTCCTGGAGGAGACGGGGCTGTCGGTCCGCGTCGGCGAACTGCGCTGGGTCCGGGAGTACCTGCCGCAGCGCCACCAAGGCGATCCGCACCACACGACCCGCCTCCAACAGCTCCAGCTCTACTTCGACGCCTACCTGGAGCATGAGAGCGCCGCTGCACCGCCGGGCCACCCCGACCGGACCCAGTCCGCAGTCGTGTGGCACGCCGCCGCGACGGTCGGCGAACTGGCTCTCCTGCCTGCTGGCCTGACCGGCCCGGTGTCCGATCTCGCCGACGGCCGTCCGGGCCCTTGCTACCTCGGAGACCTGCCTTGA
- the ltrA gene encoding group II intron reverse transcriptase/maturase has translation MNTDELEDVAYVAERRVLKIQAKLHRWAAEDPLRRFDDLFNLVCDPAFLLAGWMRVRSNKGARTAGVDGVTAHYVEDVRGLEGFLTELRAELKTRTFRPLPVRQRGIPKAGGKVRYLGINTIRDRVVQASLKLVLEPIFEADFLPCSYGFRPKRRAHDAIAESHYLASRSYEWVVEGDIEACFDNIGHAPVLQRMRARVGDKRVMDLVKAFLKAGILTEESGLKESRAGAPQGGILSPVISNIALSVLDEAIAAGPGGPGATRSRRAHRRATGKPNYRICRYADDFLVLVAGTREDAIAIRDWVAEVLFPMGLRLSPEKTKITHIDEGLDFLGWRLQRHRKKGTNRHYVYTYPSKKALASVKDKVRNVCRQDTNLPLEVLLHRLNRVLRGWTAYFRFGVSHATFRYLRHFVWQRVIKWLRRKFRRSTWKDLRRRYCGGRWWPVTDEVRLFDPARVKTIRYLYRGMKIPAPWPSTG, from the coding sequence GTGAATACCGACGAGCTGGAGGACGTCGCGTATGTGGCCGAACGCCGGGTACTGAAGATCCAGGCCAAGCTGCACCGTTGGGCGGCGGAGGATCCTCTTCGCCGGTTTGATGACCTGTTCAACCTCGTCTGTGACCCGGCCTTCCTGCTTGCAGGGTGGATGCGGGTGCGGAGCAACAAGGGTGCGCGCACGGCTGGAGTGGACGGCGTGACCGCCCACTACGTTGAGGACGTGCGTGGGCTGGAGGGCTTCCTTACGGAGCTGCGGGCGGAGTTGAAGACCCGCACCTTCCGGCCCTTGCCGGTGCGGCAGCGTGGGATTCCCAAGGCTGGCGGCAAGGTCCGCTATCTGGGGATCAACACGATCCGTGACCGGGTGGTCCAGGCTTCCTTGAAACTGGTTCTGGAGCCGATCTTCGAGGCGGATTTCCTCCCGTGTTCCTACGGGTTCCGCCCCAAGCGCCGGGCTCATGACGCGATCGCCGAGAGTCACTACTTGGCCTCCCGCTCCTATGAGTGGGTGGTTGAGGGCGACATCGAGGCGTGTTTCGACAACATCGGGCATGCACCCGTCCTGCAACGGATGCGGGCCCGGGTCGGGGACAAGCGCGTGATGGATCTGGTGAAGGCGTTCCTCAAGGCCGGGATCCTCACCGAGGAGTCCGGCCTGAAGGAGTCCAGGGCCGGTGCACCGCAAGGCGGGATCTTGTCGCCCGTGATCTCCAACATCGCCCTGTCCGTGTTGGACGAGGCGATCGCGGCGGGACCGGGAGGACCAGGAGCCACCCGCAGCCGCAGGGCCCACCGGCGGGCAACGGGCAAGCCCAACTACCGGATCTGCCGGTACGCGGACGACTTTCTCGTGCTCGTCGCCGGGACCCGCGAGGATGCGATAGCCATCCGTGACTGGGTAGCTGAGGTCCTCTTCCCGATGGGCCTGCGCCTGTCACCGGAGAAGACGAAGATCACGCACATCGACGAGGGCCTGGACTTCCTCGGCTGGCGCCTCCAGCGCCACCGGAAGAAGGGCACCAACCGGCACTACGTCTACACCTACCCGTCCAAGAAGGCGCTCGCGTCGGTCAAGGACAAGGTGCGCAACGTATGCCGACAGGACACCAATCTGCCGCTGGAAGTCCTGCTGCACCGCCTCAACCGGGTGCTGCGGGGCTGGACGGCCTACTTCCGCTTCGGTGTCTCGCACGCCACCTTCCGATACCTGCGCCATTTCGTCTGGCAGCGGGTCATCAAATGGCTGCGAAGAAAGTTCCGCCGGAGCACCTGGAAGGACCTGCGCCGCCGCTACTGCGGTGGCCGCTGGTGGCCCGTCACGGACGAGGTGCGGCTGTTCGACCCCGCCAGGGTGAAGACCATCCGCTACCTCTACCGAGGGATGAAGATCCCCGCCCCGTGGCCCAGCACCGGCTGA
- a CDS encoding VOC family protein, which translates to MSRPTDTPSGSGIAFGGVRTVMVFADDPERSARWWASVLGTEVHFDVAGASVHAWLDVGGIELGFHPADPVNNPPGASPVVYSSVDNVTTTPGRGLHPPPRPLGRG; encoded by the coding sequence TTGAGCCGCCCCACGGATACACCGTCCGGCAGTGGGATCGCCTTCGGCGGGGTCCGCACGGTCATGGTCTTCGCGGACGACCCGGAGCGATCGGCTCGGTGGTGGGCAAGCGTCCTCGGTACCGAGGTGCACTTCGACGTCGCGGGCGCCTCGGTCCACGCCTGGTTGGACGTCGGGGGCATCGAGCTCGGCTTCCATCCTGCGGACCCGGTGAACAACCCGCCCGGCGCGAGCCCGGTGGTGTACTCGTCCGTCGACAACGTGACGACCACTCCTGGCCGCGGGCTGCACCCACCACCGCGGCCCCTTGGCCGTGGATAA
- a CDS encoding GntR family transcriptional regulator: MVDAEHDPRPPYVRTADRLREEIRSGVLKPGDRLPSARELQDRFDIANSTAQNAVRVLKREGLVYAVKGKGVFVRRAARQDEPLLGTRELSGSPFLLGVRRRPMKSSPRPWLPPSSAWPAPPTPTTRPGPSLGPSPARHCAAACLCRPQPAARTTPPGALGTSRPMPRPDPSAADSPFLPQRGAGR, encoded by the coding sequence GTGGTCGACGCCGAGCACGACCCCAGGCCCCCCTACGTCCGCACGGCAGACCGGCTGAGGGAGGAGATACGGTCCGGAGTCCTCAAGCCGGGCGACCGGCTTCCCTCCGCGCGGGAACTCCAAGACCGCTTCGACATCGCCAACTCGACCGCGCAGAACGCGGTGCGCGTGCTCAAACGCGAGGGCCTGGTCTACGCGGTCAAGGGGAAGGGCGTGTTCGTCCGCCGCGCCGCACGGCAGGACGAACCCCTCCTCGGGACGAGGGAGCTCTCGGGTAGCCCATTTCTCCTCGGGGTCAGGCGCCGACCGATGAAGAGTTCGCCGCGGCCCTGGCTGCCGCCGAGCAGCGCCTGGCCCGCGCCGCCGACGCCTACTACACGGCCGGGGCCGAGCTTGGGGCCCTCACCTGCGAGGCACTGCGCCGCGGCATGCCTGTGCCGACCGCAGCCCGCGGCACGGACGACGCCTCCAGGAGCCCTGGGTACCTCCCGACCCATGCCTCGACCTGACCCGAGCGCCGCCGATTCCCCGTTTTTGCCCCAACGAGGGGCCGGAAGGTGA
- a CDS encoding integrase catalytic domain-containing protein, which yields MGDALHGPMIEGRKTYLFAFLDDHSRAVVGHRWGFSEDTVRLAAALRPALAARGVPRFVYVDNGSAFVDSWLLRACAKLGIKLVGCGSFRGKP from the coding sequence GTGGGCGATGCACTGCACGGCCCGATGATCGAGGGCCGCAAAACCTACCTGTTCGCGTTCCTGGACGATCACTCACGGGCCGTGGTCGGCCACCGGTGGGGGTTCTCGGAGGACACCGTCCGCCTCGCCGCCGCCCTGCGGCCGGCCCTCGCCGCCCGCGGGGTCCCGCGCTTCGTCTATGTCGACAACGGCAGCGCGTTCGTGGACTCCTGGCTCCTTCGGGCCTGCGCCAAACTCGGCATCAAACTGGTTGGGTGCGGCTCGTTTCGAGGGAAGCCCTGA
- a CDS encoding RNA-binding domain-containing protein, which translates to MDLKSALAALDAHEPGSLLELRETQWLDAKAAAYQLANPRAVEELAKDVGAFANGGGGVIVIGIATRLEHDEEVLDRIVGVEPASVNLDQIRKLIRAQITPSLRGVRVGWSGKDERVVFIHVPAQAVDTLFVVPAPVGKPGSVRPDTVAVPVRDGDSTHWLMRTEIQQLLSAGVRASGMPTAQALAELVREAVSGTDLTELRVGQGLPDRERELREAYRQLAEAGLGKPAGEAWAHGPAALQDLHHVRDEESEWVLCLVAGRSPVAVAAPVWQAIIEAGRGAAGQDPLAAVGYPVPPEAESGPWVIRADAGSVDLDGGTWGAGRLARPGNGMWRWQPLPRFGLHQGRSATNWTAGQTPALRLRAVVNLPWAGPDALEITKSRRHELEQQLPYSALAGDLTMLSKRRGADLPAARWERAPYGNSSRSVAYTCTITTPDGTPALRAGVMLALPSSMESTVVACAEVLVEDTTAWAAALGPGWETRLRLEEAQVALLSAWEMAAELLPGLVDAGDLPWAAPPTTELRLSSERPAPNDVLPTLETLVDLAPLGPGDGSRPMMAVTITGEPRVPSSERRDLARRALVHMARAFGYVDAELDTLQ; encoded by the coding sequence ATGGATCTGAAGAGCGCGCTGGCCGCGCTGGATGCTCATGAGCCGGGCTCCCTTCTCGAACTGCGCGAGACGCAGTGGCTCGACGCGAAGGCCGCTGCGTACCAGCTGGCTAATCCGCGCGCGGTCGAGGAGCTCGCCAAGGACGTGGGCGCCTTCGCCAATGGGGGCGGCGGCGTCATCGTCATCGGCATCGCGACCCGTCTGGAGCACGACGAGGAAGTACTTGACCGAATCGTCGGAGTCGAGCCCGCATCGGTGAACCTGGACCAGATCCGCAAGCTGATCCGCGCCCAGATCACGCCGTCACTGCGGGGGGTGCGGGTCGGCTGGTCCGGCAAGGACGAGCGGGTGGTGTTCATCCACGTCCCCGCGCAGGCCGTCGACACGCTCTTCGTCGTGCCGGCACCGGTCGGGAAGCCCGGCTCGGTCCGACCGGACACGGTCGCTGTGCCGGTGCGGGACGGAGACAGCACGCACTGGCTGATGCGGACCGAGATCCAGCAACTGCTCTCCGCCGGGGTCCGGGCCTCCGGCATGCCGACGGCTCAGGCACTCGCCGAGCTGGTCCGCGAGGCCGTGTCCGGGACGGACCTGACTGAGCTGCGGGTGGGGCAGGGGCTCCCGGACCGGGAGCGGGAGCTGCGCGAGGCCTACCGGCAGCTGGCCGAGGCCGGGCTGGGGAAGCCGGCCGGGGAGGCGTGGGCCCACGGGCCGGCCGCCCTGCAGGACCTGCATCATGTCCGTGACGAGGAGTCGGAGTGGGTGTTGTGCCTGGTGGCCGGTCGCTCGCCGGTCGCGGTCGCCGCGCCCGTCTGGCAGGCGATCATCGAAGCCGGACGGGGCGCCGCGGGCCAAGACCCGCTCGCAGCCGTGGGCTACCCCGTCCCACCCGAAGCCGAGAGCGGGCCGTGGGTGATCCGGGCTGACGCGGGGAGCGTGGACCTTGACGGCGGGACATGGGGTGCGGGCCGCTTGGCGCGGCCGGGGAACGGCATGTGGCGGTGGCAGCCACTCCCCCGCTTCGGCCTCCACCAGGGCCGGTCAGCGACGAACTGGACCGCCGGCCAGACACCGGCCCTGCGCCTGCGCGCCGTGGTCAATCTCCCATGGGCCGGGCCGGACGCGCTGGAGATCACCAAGTCGCGGCGCCACGAGCTCGAACAGCAGCTCCCGTACAGCGCGTTGGCCGGTGACCTGACGATGCTGTCGAAACGCCGGGGTGCGGATCTGCCAGCCGCGCGGTGGGAGCGGGCTCCGTACGGCAACTCCTCCCGCTCAGTCGCCTACACGTGCACGATCACCACCCCGGACGGCACCCCGGCCCTGAGGGCCGGCGTCATGCTCGCCCTGCCGTCGTCGATGGAGTCCACCGTGGTCGCCTGCGCGGAGGTCCTGGTCGAGGACACCACGGCGTGGGCTGCGGCTCTCGGCCCCGGCTGGGAGACGCGGCTGCGCCTGGAGGAGGCTCAGGTTGCCTTGCTGAGTGCATGGGAGATGGCCGCCGAGCTCCTGCCCGGCCTCGTCGACGCCGGGGATCTGCCGTGGGCGGCCCCGCCCACCACCGAGCTGCGGCTCAGCAGCGAGCGGCCCGCCCCGAACGACGTCCTGCCCACCCTGGAGACCCTCGTCGACCTGGCGCCGCTCGGCCCCGGTGACGGTAGTCGGCCCATGATGGCTGTCACGATCACCGGCGAGCCCCGCGTCCCCTCGTCCGAGCGTCGGGACCTGGCGAGGCGCGCCCTGGTGCACATGGCCCGCGCGTTCGGGTACGTCGACGCCGAGTTGGACACACTGCAGTAG